Genomic window (Methyloprofundus sp.):
ACGAGCACGGGGAAGTGGACTATACGGATAGTTCGAAAACAGAAAATACCCGGGTCTCTTACCCTATTGAACACATTGATAATCATAGAGCGAGCCTGCAAGCAGGTATGCCGCAAAATATTATCTTTTTAAGTTGTGATGCTTTTGGTGTGTTACCACCTGTGTCTAAACTGACTAAAGAACAAGCAATGTATTACTTCTTGTCTGGTTACACTGCAAAAGTTGCCGGGACTGAGCGAGGTATTACCGAGCCGGTCACTGCCTTTTCTGCTTGTTTCGGTGAGGCATTCTTACCATTACACCCAACCGTTTATGCAAAATTATTGGGTGAGAAGATGGATAAGCATGGTGTTAATGCTTATTTGGTCAATACCGGTTGGGTTGGCGGTGGTTACGGTGTTGGCAAGCGCATGAGTATTAAAGGTACACGTGCTTGTATTAATGCCATTTTAGATGGTAGCATCAGTAATTCTGAATTTGAAACAGTGCCATTTTTTCAGCTACATACTCCAACGACTTTGGCGGGTGTGGAAACAAGTTTGCTTAACCCGCGTAATGCTTGGGAAGATAAATCTTCTTATGATACGACTGCTACTAAATTAGCAGGCATGTTTGTCAAAAATTTTAAAAAATATACCGATTCAGGTGATGGTTTTGATTACACAAAAGCAGGGCCGCAGTTATAAGGCTGTAGTCGTCCGCGCTTAATAAAGGGGGAGTTAGCAGCAGGCTAACTCTCCCTTTTTTTTGACTATTAGGAGTGAATTTGATGGACGATCACCCTAATAGTTTGATATAATTGAAAAAATTTACATGCTTGTTTTGATTTTGCATGTATTAGCCTTTTACATTTAACTTTAGGAGAAAACTCTATGGCGATTAAAATTGCAATTAATGGTTATGGTCGTATTGGTCGTAACGTAGTACGCGCAATTTATGAAATGAATCGTACTGGCGAAGTCGAAGTTGTTGCTATTAATGATTTAGGTGATGCAGAAACAAATGCACATTTAACTCAGTACGATACTGTACATGGCAGATTTCCTTTTGAAGTAAGTGTTGAAGGCGATTTCATGGTAATTAACGGTGATAAAATCCGGGTATTAGCGGAAAGAGATCCATCCAAACTACCATGGGCTGAACTAGCTGTTGATGTAGTACATGAATGTACCGGTTTTTTTGCAACGAAAGAAAAAGCGTCTGCACATTTATCAGCTGGTGCTAAAAAAGTAATTATTTCTGCTCCAGGTGGCAGCGATGTTGATGCAACGATTGTTTATGGTGTTAACCATGACATCTTAAAAGCATCTGATACGGTTATTTCAAATGCATCTTGTACGACTAACTGTCTTGCGCCTCTCGTTAAGCCTTTAATTGACGCTATTGGGATTGAAAGTGGTTTAATGACGACCATTCATTCTTATACTAACGATCAAGTGTTAACGGATGTTTTCCATAAAGACTTACGTCGTGCACGTTCTGCAACGCAATCTATGATTCCAACTAAAACAGGTGCTGCGGCAGCTGTTGGTTTGGTGTTGCCAGAAATGGCGGGTAAATTAGATGGTTTCGCTATGCGTGTACCGACTATCAACGTGTCTGTTGTTGATTTAACTTTTGTTGCTTCTAGAGAGACAACTAAAGAAGAAATTGACCAATTGTTAACGGCAGCGTCTGAAGGTCCATTGAAAGGTGTGTTAAATATTAATACTAAGCCTTTAGTCTCAATGGATTTTAACCATGATCCTGCCTCATCTACTTATGAGTCTAGCTTAACTAAAGTAACTAATGGTACATTGGTTAAAGTACTGTCTTGGTACGATAACGAGTGGGGCTTTTCAAACCGTATGTTAGATACTACGGTTGCTTTGATGAACGCGAAGTAATACGTTATAGCAATATAAATGGTGAGGAGAGCGTATAACGCCAAATCGTATAGATAAACTCACCAAAGGTGCTTATTTTGTTGTTTTATGCAAGATAAGACCCCGTTATATTTATAGGCACTGCTTGTCCTTTTGGGACTCGCGGTGCTTATTTTTTCCTGATTACGTACAACTCTCCGTTATAGTAAATAAAGCACAAAATATCAGTGTGTTAAAAAGTCCGTCATTCCCGAAGTCTTTTTATCGGGAATCTATGCTTATCCATGAGATTCCTGCTAACAGCATGCAGGAATGACGAAGTGTAGCTGAGGGTTATGGGTAATCAGGTATTTTTTTGAATTTTCAAGTATTCCTTAGTTTGTGGTGTTATTGAGTGAATATGATGTTCACTTCGCCCCAAAATTTAGGCCACTATTCAGCGTATAAAGATTGAATAAATACGCTGAATAGTTTCAATTTCAGTTTATTTAATAGCTGTTATCGCGTGTCGTGTTGCGCAGCTAGCAAAGACTGACCTTTATGAATTATAGATAGGTACCCTAGTACATGCGTGCTTTAAGAAGAACCAAAATTGTTGCAACCCTTGGGCCTGCAACAGATGATCCTGAAATTTTAGAAAAATTGTTTTATGCGGGCATAGATGTTGTACGTTTAAATTTCTCTCATGGTATAGCGCAGGATCATATTGATCGTGCTGAGCAAGTCCGTGCTATGGCAAAAAAAACCAAGCGTCGAGTAGGAATACTAGCTGATTTGCAAGGCCCCAAAATTCGAATTGCACGTTTTGCCAATGATAAGGTTTGGTTAAATGAGGGGCAGGGTTTTGCTTTGGATATTAATTTAGGTGAAAACGAAGGTGATCATGAGCAAGTTGGGATTACTTATGAGCAGTTGGCGCGTGAGGTAAAGAAAGATAGTCGCTTATTATTAGATGATGGCCGAATTGTTCTGGATGTGGTGAATGTTGACCATGGTCGTATCAATTGTACTGTCGTTATTGGAGGGCAATTATCTAATAATAAAGGTATTAACTTATTAGGGGGAGGCTTATCAGCTGCAGCATTAACCGATAAAGATAAGGAAGATATTAAAACCATTGCCAAAATTCAAGCTGACTTTGTAGCTGTTTCTTTTCCACGTTGTGCCGATGATTTACATGAAGCGCGTCAGTTGCTGGAAAATGAAGACTGTTATGCCAGTATTGTTGCCAAAGTAGAACGTGCTGAAGCGATGGAAGTTATGGATGAAATTATTTTGGCTTCTGATGTGATTATGGTTGCGCGAGGTGATTTAGGGGTAGAAATTGGTGATGCTAATTTACCACAAGCTCAGAAGCGTTTGATTAGGCGTGCTCGGCAATTGGATAGAGCGGTGATTACGGCTACACAAATGATGGAATCAATGATTGAAAATTCGATTCCAACTCGTGCAGAAGTGTTTGATGTTGCTAATGCAGTATTTGATGGTACCGATGCTATTATGCTTTCCGCAGAAACAGCTGCTGGTAAGTTTCCAGTGCAAGCTGTGGAAGCTATGGTGCGAGTTTGTATGGAAACAGATAAGCAACAGAGCGTCAGTGTTTCTAAGCATCGTGTTGATGGGCATTTTAAGCGTGTTGATGAGGCAGTTGCTATGGCGGCGATGTATATGGCTAACCATAGTGATATTCAAGGGCTGATCGCATTTACACAATCTGGGGCAACGCCTTTATGGATGTCACGTATTAAATCTGGTCTACCTATTTTTGCTTTTAGTAGTCAAGAAGCGACTTTGGGTAAGGTGACTTTGTATCGCGGGGTTATTCCTGTTTATTTTTCTCTGGAAGCACAAGATCATGCGGAAGTGAATAGAGAAATTATCAACTTATTGAGAAATTTGGAATATGCTCAAAAAGGCGATAGCTTTATCATTACCAAAGGAGATTTAACCGGGCATGATGGTGGTACCAATGCCTTGAAAGTCGTTACGGTGGGGGAGGGTTTGATTCCTGAATAGCGGTTCTTTATAAAATTAAAGTGCTAAACATAAAAAAGGGCAAGACCGTTAGGTTTTGCCCTTTTTTAGTTTTATGAGTCGGAAAGACTCTTAAAAACTAAATTTTTACAATATTTTCAGCTTGAGGGCCTTTTTCGCCATCAGTAATTGTAAATTCAACACGTTGACCTTCGTCAAGTGTTTTGAATCCGTCGCCAGAAATTGCTCTGAAATGAGCAAAAACATCAGGACCTGATTCTTGTGCGATAAAACCAAAGCCTTTTGCTTCGTTAAACCATTTTACTGTACCAGTTGTAGTAGACATATTGATAATCCTATTTATTCAAGAGTAATTTAAAGCCTCATAAAAGGCTGTTTAGTTGGAAGTGTTACTGTTACTTATGAAAAACAGGACGAAATGCTAAGAATAGAATATCGAAATGGGTGTGCATAAATATAAAACAAAAACGTACTTTCAAGCCCGTGAAATTATACCTAAGCTTATTCGCTAGTCAATTAAAATCACTAGAGAAGGGAAATGGAAGTTTTCTTTATGGCATGTGAGCCTAAGATATTTATTGTATTTGAGCAGATTATTTTTACAATAAACTACATTATTAACGAGGCACTGGATTTTTTCATTATGTATCACTATACTGAGTGTACTTTAATCTGTACATATTGTTAATGAGGCTCTTAATGGATGCGATAAGCTATACTGCTGTCCGTGCAAATTTATCTAAAACGATGGAGCAGGTTTGTAATGACCATGCGCCAATCATTATCACTCGGAAACGTGAATCTCCTGTTGTGATGCTTTCCTTGGAAGATTATCAGGCAATGGAGGAAACAACCTATTTGCTGCGTTCACCAGCTAATGCACGTAATTTGCTTGAGTCAATTGCAGCACTTGAAGAAGGTAAAGGTCTCGAACGAGAATTAATTGAATGAACCTTATTTTTGCCCCTAAAGCATGGGATAGTTATCTTTATTGGCAAAAAACTGATAAAACCATTGTAAAAAGGATTAATGTATTAATCAAAGATATTCAACGCAACCCTTTTGAAGGGATCGGCAAACCTGAGCCTTTAAAGTATGCTTTATCTGGCTTTTGGTCTCGGCGTATGAATGATGAGCATAGGATTGTATACAAAGTGACTGCAGGTAGCCTTTTGATTGCGCAACTTAGGTATCATTATTAAATTCTTGCTTCTCAATATGAATATCTTATATTGAGAAGCAATCCTCTAAATACCCCTAAACTACCTAATTTGTCGTGCTCGTACAATACGTCCTTTTATTTTACCTTGGGTAAAATAATTAAGTGCTTGGCGTACTGTGCCGCGTTCGACTGCTACATAACTGAATAAATCAAAAATATCAATTTTACCAATTTGTGTACCCGCAAGGCCTGCGTCACCCGTTAATGCCCCTAAAATATCACCAGGGCGTAGTTTGTTTTTACGGCCTGAGTCCAGTTGAATAGTGACCATGTCTGGTTGTATAGTAAAGCCCGAATTGCGCTTGAGTGAATCTATTGGGCTACATTGGCATGGCGTATTTTGATAGTCGCTAATGGAATCAACGCGTAGCTGCTCATTGGCAGTAAATAAGCTTAATGCAGTACCTGTTTCACCTGCACGACCAGTACGCCCAATTCTATGTACATAAATTTCAGGGTCATGCGGTAATTCATAATTGATAACAGCTTGTAAGGATTTAATGTCTAAACCACGGGCAGCAACATCTGTCGCCACTAATACCGAACAACTATTGTTAGTAAAACGGACTAATACTTGATCACGTTCACGTTGTTCTAGGTCTCCGTGAATAGCCAACGCTTCAATATTTTGATTTCTAAGAAAATCAGCGACTTCACTACATTGAATTTTGGTGTGGCAAAATACCACAGTTGTTTTGGGTTGGTAATGAGCAAATAGAGCTAATAAAGCATTATTTCGTTCATTATGCTTTACTTGATAAAACTGCTGTTGAATGACATTAGTGCTGTGCTCTGCATCAACGGTAATGGTGACTGGATCTTGCTGAATAGCACGGCTCATTTTTTTAATGCTATCAGGGTAAGTCGCTGAAAATAGCAAGGTCTGGCGCGTGTCGGGCGTATGCGCAATAATATCACGTATCTCATCAATAAAACCCATATCCAGCATACGATCTGCTTCGTCCAATACTAAGGTTTTTAAACCATCCAGATTTAATGTACCACGGTGTAAATGGTCTTGAATACGACCTGGCGTGCCCACAATAATATGCGCACCATGCTCTAATGAGGCAGCTTGTATTCTTAATGGCTTACCACCACATAATGAAACAAGTTTGATATTAGCGGTAAAACGCGCCAGTTTGCGAATTTCTTTGCCCACTTGATCAGCTAGTTCACGTGTAGGACAAAGTACCAGTGCCTGTGCGCCAAAAAAACGTGGATTTATATTATTTAATAGACCAATACCAAAGGCCACAGTTTTACCGCTGCCTGTTTTGGCTCTGGCAATCAAGTCGGTGCCTTGTAATATATGCGGCAGACTTTCTGCTTGGATAGGTGTCATGGCTTGGTAGCCAAGTGATTCTAGGTTGGTGATTTGTTCAGGGTGGATGGATAGGCTGGCAAAACTTGCGCTGGTGTTCATAAGTGGATTTACTCTAGTTAAAGCAGGTTAATGTGTGACATGTTAATTTAATGTAAGTTGGCTTATTATCACATTTTTATAGGTTTCACGTCTGGAGTTTATGCAAGAGTGGGGGAGAATGGCGTAGGTCGGAATAGCTTAGCCAGCGAAGCGCAGATAACGTTTTCTGACAGGGAGAGGCGCAATAAATTGTTATGCCATCGATACAAGCAGTATCACTGAAATTTTTATTATCGTGGTGGAAAACGCTAAAGCTATTCCACCCTACTAGAAAAATGAGGTGAAAAAAGGACAAATGTCCCTTTATTAATAGACCTTAGTTCCGCGAGTTATTTGCCTGTAAATAATAAACTGTACTCAGTCCTTAAAACAGCAAAGCAATCATAAGTGATACCTTCAGCGTTTTAAATTGACTATTTCGTTAAATTAGAAGACCTGAATTCAACTCACAAGTGCATAACCCACTGAATTTGGGGTTAGTTTTAAAATATAGTTAGGAGAATAAATTGAATACAAGCAGCATTATCATGAGTAATATTGAGCAACAAATTGTTGACCTAATCAATCAAGGTCAACAACCAGAAGCAATAAAAATTTCTAATACCTATGTTGAACAACAGCCTGATAGCTCCGATGCATATTATTGTAGAGGTCAAGCAAAAATAAGCTGGGGACATACAAGTGAAGCAATTGATGATTTAAAGAAAGCTATAAGCATCAACCCATCTAATGCTAATTATTACAACATGTTAGGGATGGCTTATACTGAGAAAGGAGAATATGAGGATGCAATTCAAGAGTTTAATCGAGCCATTCATATTGAAAAAGATAACCTTTCATATAGAGCTAATTTAAGTAAAGCAAATGCTCTTTTAGGTAATATAGAGTCAGCTCTAATTCAATTAGAAGAGCTTTATCGCTTAGAGCCTAATAATGAACAAATTAAAAATGAATTAGTTGCTGTATATATCTGCAGCTACTGATGATTGGTATTATTCAGAAGAGAATGATAGTTTTTACGCCTTATCCAAAGAGCATATTGAAACAGCTGAAAAGTATGCAAAAAAAGTAAAATATTTTGCTCCTTCTAAACAGATAACTATTGATAGGTTACAGAAATTAAATGAAACAATAAAACAATCAAAAACAAGAAAATTTACAGGTGGTTGGGGTACATTAATAATTATTTTATTTTTTTCAATTATTATGTTCTCAACAGGAGGTTTTTTAATGGGGATAACATGTATTCTTTATTATTTTGCTCTCCGTACACCACAGTATGTTTCAGCTAATTTTTATTTTGCAGATAAAGATGACCGAAGCTTTGGAGATCGAATTGCATCCTTTTTTGTAACCGATGGTATGGTATTCTTTGGTCCTGGTGTAATGGGGGGCTTTGTGGGTCTAATGAAAGCTAATTTTATTATGTCGATTATTCGACTGGTTGTGAGAGTATCATTATTACCAATTACTGTAGCACTTGGTTTTTTTAATAATTATTCAAAAAAATATGCATTTATTTATATCGGTAGTATGGTTGCTTTTATTATCATAATGAATATAGTTAATATACCTACTGAAAACCCAGCTAAAAATATTATAAAAAAACAGACACTCGTTGTGGAAACAAAAAAATTATAAAAACTACATTAATTTGTTCTACCATAATTAGAGGTAATAAATAGTGGATATTGAAAATAATAATGAAATATCAGAAAAATATTCTGATATAAAAGCTGATGAATATAAACAAAAATTTGAACTGTTTTTTAATAAGATTGCGAACTTTTCTAAACAGTCAATTGGGAAGGTTTTCCTATTTTTATCATTCAACTTGCTCTCTGTTTGTTGGTTAGTTTTCTATGTGAAGCAGTTATTCGATTTATCTATAACTAGCGTAGTTATAATGTTTGTTATAATTTGTATTCCAGCATTACTCATATTTAAATTATATTTGACACTGCAAGAAGTGCAGGCGCGCCATGCTACTTCACGAAATTCAGGGACTCCTGTCACCTGAATTCTTTCACCTACGCAGCGGATAGGAGATGCCCTGAACGCCCTGCGTCCGCAACGACTACGCACAAAGCCGCTTCGTCATTGCTACCTCAAATGGCTGGACGGCTATTCGTAATGCAATTCTTGCCTCCCTCGCGCGCTATCGCGCACTTCGGATTGGCGAATTGCCCTGTCGCCTATCAGGGACTAAAAATCATCACTTCGCTAAGCTCCGTTTCCCTGATTTTCAGCGATTGAATTACCTAATCAAGTTAAAAATATGGGGGATAGTATGAAAAAAATTATGCCTCATATAAAAGAGAATGTACTTCAACAAGTACAAAAATTTGAAAATAGAGAAAATAAGAAATCTAAACTTTCAAATATTTTTTTAATGGCAAAATTATTAATTGTTATTAAAGGAGCATTTGAAGACGCCGCTAGTGTGCCCTCTGGAATGACTAGTGCTTTACTACTAGCAAACCCATTTTTTACAATGGCTGTAGGGTTTTCAATGCTGATGACTGGTTTATTAGTTTTTTTAGCAATAATTAGTGGGGCAGTGTATGTATTTTAGATTTTCTTGAATGTAAAAAACTAAATTGGGTAAGGGCTAGTTTCTCTCCAGTCCTCCCCACACTACCCTGCGTGTGGCTCATCACCATTATGAATAATGGAACTTCACCTATTGCTCTTCAATCGAGGCTAAACCTTGCGATTTTAGCCAGTTGTTATTTAAAGCGATTTGTACCGCCTTGGTTTTCGCATTGTGTTGACTTACAAGCAAAATAAGATAGACATTCCTTTGGTTTATTATGATGGCATGCATTATAAATTGACTTTAGATCTTTACAATCGCTGTCAGCCCTGGACGGGATGATAGTCTCCAGAAGGCGCAGGGAAATTTGCCAATCCGAAGTGCGCGATAGCGCGCGAGGGAGGCTAAAATTTTATCCCGAATAGCCGTAGAGCCATTTGTGGTAGCCATGACTGAGCTGCTTTGTGCTCAGTCTGTGGCGGACGCAGGGCGGCTGGAGCCTAAATGATTCGCCGCGTGGCGAATCGATTTTTGTGACATGGAGTCCCAAAATCTATCATGAAGCGCGCGGTGGCGCGCCTAAATTCTTTAGATCAACAAGGCTGGTATTTCAAGTTAGGAGATGTGGAATTAGTGACTGATGCAAGTATTGAGTTGCAAAATCCTCCTGTCGTGGACATTGACCCGCAGTCCTTGGAGATTACCTTTAATAAAATTGTTTTTCGTGAATTCACTTTTTCTGGCACATTTTATCCATATAGCAATCCTAATGATGCAAATGGACTTTATTTTCAGATGTTCCCTAGTGAATTTATCCCTAATGGGACTATTATTAACCCTTAAACTAGCTGTAAGTCGGAATAAGTGCCTGCGGAGAGTTGTTTTAACATTTTTATTTTAAAGATTTGTGTGGATGGGTTTCATTACGTACCAAAAAGCAGGCGCTCTATTCTACCCACCCTACCAAAGGTTAGATTAATTTTGATTGGGTACTTATAATTAGTCTTGTAAGTATAATCTTTCCTGATTGCCCATAACCTTCAGCCATATTCAAAAACATTCGTCATCCTATGCTTTTAGCAGGAATCTATAGGCCTAAGCAATAGATTCCCGATAAAAGACTTCGGGAATGACGAAGCTAGTTTTTATAAGATACTGATATTAAGCATTTTTCATAATGGCTGAGCCTTGTACGTAATCAAGTAATCTTTTCAAACTTAATAAAAAATTATGGAAAATAAAACAGTAAGTTATAGTAAGTTAACAGGCTCATTTCAGAAAATACTGCCTTTAGTTGATGATTTGGCTGACGCATTAGGGGTAATATTAATAGTGGCGTTGGCGCTGAGCTTGTGGATTTTTATTTACTGTTTTCAGTTACAGCAACTGTCCTTAATTATCAGCTTAATGCTAAGTGGATTAACGCTGTTACCGAGTTTGGTACTTTCTCGTATCTGGTATGCCCTGGAAAGTCTTAAAGACATACCCAAAGTTGCCGAAGAAATCATTGATGATGTAACGGATGAAACCGCACAAAGTTGGCATGCCACTAAGTCAGGTAAAAAAGGCGCATTGAATTTTTTTCGGCAGGTAAAAAAATTATTTGAAATCCGTACTTTGCTTAACTCAGCCGACGATATTATGGGGCAATATTTTAGTATTGGCCCGCTGGTCAATCCTTTTTACTTGTTTTTATCAGCACTGTCTTTTCTTGGCTTATTTTTTCTGGTTGTAACGAGTGTAATATTGGCTTTGTTAACGGTGATTTTTTAGCAATGCCACAGAGTTTTACTTGCAAACAAGCATTATTAATTTTTGCCTTAGCGACTATCTGGACCTTAGGGGTAGTCAGCTATATTTATTATCACAGAATTATTTTAGAGTTTTCATTAGAAGTCTTGATTCATGGTGGTATTATCATCTTAATCTTACTTTTTATGCGTTCTCAGCAGCATAGGCACTACTTACTGAGTGATGATCTGCAACATATTAAACTCAGCTTACGCTTTGGCTTTATTGCGCTGTTGGTAGGCGTAGGACTGTTGGTATTAGATACAATCAACAGTGTTTATATTTTACAAGATGATATACAGCAACAAGCTCAGTCAGCGTTGGCACAAGCTAAAAAAGAGGGCATAGTGAGTAGTACTATAGCTGCCTGCTTTCTTGCACCGTTAATGGAAGAAATGTTATTTCGGGGTGTGTTATTGCCTGCTTTTTCTTATAAAAATAAGCACACGATAGGGATTATAAGCAGTGCGTTGTTATTTTCCTTGGTACATTTTTCAGCTGAGCAAGCTATTATTTTATTTATTGCTGGTGTCTGCTTTGGTATTTTACGGATACAGAGTCATAGTATTTGGCCGCCTTTTTTAGCACACTTCGCCAATAACACGCTGACATGGTCCATTTATATTGTGATGAACTAAATTTAAAATTTAACCCAATGGGCTTTAGCCTGCACGATATTTCTAGTACTATGCGGCCTTTAAAAGGCTGGATGAAACCTAAGCACATCTTTAATAGTGGCTATTCTTAAGTAGTGTTTTATTATGAAAAATGGAGAGTCGAATAATGAATTATTTTAACAAAAGAGGGAATTAATGATGAAACTGGTGAAGTTATTATCAGCAATAATGTTGTTAATGGGGATGCTGGGCAGTACTGCCTATGCTGCAAAAAAGCCCAATATATTGGTTATTTGGGGAGATGATATTGGTCAATCTAATATCAGCGCTTACACACGAGGGGTGATGGGCTATAAAACCCCTAATATCGACCGTATTGCTAAAGAAGGCATGATGTTTACTGATTATTATGGTGAACAGAGTTGTACCGCAGGGCGTTCTTCTTTTATTTTAGGGCAGAGTGTTTTTCGTACAGGGCTAAGTAAAGTGGGTATGCCAGGTGCTAAAGAAGGCATTAATACCAAAGATCCAACGATTGCGGGCTTGCTCAAGAAGGAAGGTTATGTGACGGGGCAGTTTGGTAAAAATCACTTGGGTGATCGAGATGCAATGCTACCGACCAATCATGGTTTTGATGAATTTTTTGGTAACCTGTACCATTTAAATGCCGAAGAAGAACCAGAGAATGAAGATTATCCTGTGAGTGCTGAGTTTAAGAAAAAATATGGCCCCCGAGGTGTTATTCATTCCTATGCAGGTGGCAAGATTATCGATACAGGTCCATTAACTAAAAAACGCATGGAAACGGTAGATGATGAGACTTCAACTGCTGCATTAGATTTTATCGACCGTCAACATAAAGCAGGTAAGCCTTGGTTTGTTTGGTGGAGTGGTACGCGTATGCATTTTCGTACGCATGTGAAAAAAGAATTACGTGGTATTTCAGGGCAGGATGAATATAGCGATGGTATGGTCGAGCATGATCGACACATAGGCTTATTCCTAAAAAAATTGGATGATTTGAATATTGCAGACAATACCTTAGTTTTCTACTCAACTGATAATGGCCCGCATATGAATACTTGGCCTGATGCGGGGATGACACCTTTTCGCAGTGAGAAAAATACCAACTGGGAAGGGGGCTGGCGTGTACCTGCCATGGTGCGTTGGCCTGGTAAAGTGGCAGCCGATACCGTATCAAATGAAATTGTGCATCATATGGACTGGATGCCAACTCTGCTAGCTGTTGCAGGTAATACTAAGGTAAAGAAAAAGTTACTAACTGGGTATATGGCTAACGGTAGATATTATAAAGTACATTTAGATGGCTACAATATCTTACCTATGCTGACAGGTAAAACCGATAAAAGTCCACGTGAGGAAATCTTTTATTTCTCCGATGATGGTGACTTGACTGCATTACGTTATAAGGATTGGAAAGCAATCTTTATGGAGCAGCGTGTGGAAGGAACACTACAGGCGTGGGCGGAACCTTTTGTGCCTTTACGCGTCCCTTTACTGTTTAATTTACGCCGCGATCCATACGAACGCGCGCAGAAAACATCGAATACTTATTATGA
Coding sequences:
- a CDS encoding glyceraldehyde 3-phosphate dehydrogenase → MAIKIAINGYGRIGRNVVRAIYEMNRTGEVEVVAINDLGDAETNAHLTQYDTVHGRFPFEVSVEGDFMVINGDKIRVLAERDPSKLPWAELAVDVVHECTGFFATKEKASAHLSAGAKKVIISAPGGSDVDATIVYGVNHDILKASDTVISNASCTTNCLAPLVKPLIDAIGIESGLMTTIHSYTNDQVLTDVFHKDLRRARSATQSMIPTKTGAAAAVGLVLPEMAGKLDGFAMRVPTINVSVVDLTFVASRETTKEEIDQLLTAASEGPLKGVLNINTKPLVSMDFNHDPASSTYESSLTKVTNGTLVKVLSWYDNEWGFSNRMLDTTVALMNAK
- a CDS encoding pyruvate kinase, with amino-acid sequence MRALRRTKIVATLGPATDDPEILEKLFYAGIDVVRLNFSHGIAQDHIDRAEQVRAMAKKTKRRVGILADLQGPKIRIARFANDKVWLNEGQGFALDINLGENEGDHEQVGITYEQLAREVKKDSRLLLDDGRIVLDVVNVDHGRINCTVVIGGQLSNNKGINLLGGGLSAAALTDKDKEDIKTIAKIQADFVAVSFPRCADDLHEARQLLENEDCYASIVAKVERAEAMEVMDEIILASDVIMVARGDLGVEIGDANLPQAQKRLIRRARQLDRAVITATQMMESMIENSIPTRAEVFDVANAVFDGTDAIMLSAETAAGKFPVQAVEAMVRVCMETDKQQSVSVSKHRVDGHFKRVDEAVAMAAMYMANHSDIQGLIAFTQSGATPLWMSRIKSGLPIFAFSSQEATLGKVTLYRGVIPVYFSLEAQDHAEVNREIINLLRNLEYAQKGDSFIITKGDLTGHDGGTNALKVVTVGEGLIPE
- a CDS encoding antitoxin YefM (type II toxin-antitoxin system antitoxin); its protein translation is MDAISYTAVRANLSKTMEQVCNDHAPIIITRKRESPVVMLSLEDYQAMEETTYLLRSPANARNLLESIAALEEGKGLERELIE
- a CDS encoding toxin YoeB (type II toxin-antitoxin system toxin), with product MNLIFAPKAWDSYLYWQKTDKTIVKRINVLIKDIQRNPFEGIGKPEPLKYALSGFWSRRMNDEHRIVYKVTAGSLLIAQLRYHY
- a CDS encoding ATP-independent RNA helicase DbpA, which translates into the protein MNTSASFASLSIHPEQITNLESLGYQAMTPIQAESLPHILQGTDLIARAKTGSGKTVAFGIGLLNNINPRFFGAQALVLCPTRELADQVGKEIRKLARFTANIKLVSLCGGKPLRIQAASLEHGAHIIVGTPGRIQDHLHRGTLNLDGLKTLVLDEADRMLDMGFIDEIRDIIAHTPDTRQTLLFSATYPDSIKKMSRAIQQDPVTITVDAEHSTNVIQQQFYQVKHNERNNALLALFAHYQPKTTVVFCHTKIQCSEVADFLRNQNIEALAIHGDLEQRERDQVLVRFTNNSCSVLVATDVAARGLDIKSLQAVINYELPHDPEIYVHRIGRTGRAGETGTALSLFTANEQLRVDSISDYQNTPCQCSPIDSLKRNSGFTIQPDMVTIQLDSGRKNKLRPGDILGALTGDAGLAGTQIGKIDIFDLFSYVAVERGTVRQALNYFTQGKIKGRIVRARQIR
- a CDS encoding arylsulfatase, which produces MKLVKLLSAIMLLMGMLGSTAYAAKKPNILVIWGDDIGQSNISAYTRGVMGYKTPNIDRIAKEGMMFTDYYGEQSCTAGRSSFILGQSVFRTGLSKVGMPGAKEGINTKDPTIAGLLKKEGYVTGQFGKNHLGDRDAMLPTNHGFDEFFGNLYHLNAEEEPENEDYPVSAEFKKKYGPRGVIHSYAGGKIIDTGPLTKKRMETVDDETSTAALDFIDRQHKAGKPWFVWWSGTRMHFRTHVKKELRGISGQDEYSDGMVEHDRHIGLFLKKLDDLNIADNTLVFYSTDNGPHMNTWPDAGMTPFRSEKNTNWEGGWRVPAMVRWPGKVAADTVSNEIVHHMDWMPTLLAVAGNTKVKKKLLTGYMANGRYYKVHLDGYNILPMLTGKTDKSPREEIFYFSDDGDLTALRYKDWKAIFMEQRVEGTLQAWAEPFVPLRVPLLFNLRRDPYERAQKTSNTYYDWMLSRVYLFLPAAEYVGKFMETFKEYPPRMKAGSFTLGDAVKVIQTQGGSH